One region of Duncaniella freteri genomic DNA includes:
- the ribH gene encoding 6,7-dimethyl-8-ribityllumazine synthase: protein MSTHLPTSSLPKIEDARIAVVSAEWNGHITGPLTEGAVSTLKENGLTDDEIGVFTVPGAVELTFAASKLIESSEYDAVIVIGCVIKGDTPHFDYVCSSVTQGITHLNAECDIPVIFGVLTVLDEQQALDRAGGRLGNKGSEAAETAIKMVAFNRSV, encoded by the coding sequence ATGTCAACCCACCTACCCACATCCTCTCTCCCCAAAATCGAGGATGCCAGAATAGCCGTAGTGTCAGCCGAATGGAACGGACACATCACCGGACCGCTCACCGAGGGTGCTGTCAGCACTCTAAAGGAGAACGGACTGACCGACGATGAGATAGGAGTGTTCACTGTGCCGGGAGCCGTAGAGCTTACATTTGCCGCCTCCAAGCTCATAGAATCGAGCGAATACGATGCCGTGATCGTGATAGGATGCGTGATCAAGGGTGACACACCCCATTTCGACTATGTGTGCTCAAGCGTCACCCAAGGCATAACCCACCTGAATGCCGAATGTGACATCCCTGTGATATTCGGAGTGCTCACCGTGCTTGACGAGCAGCAGGCTCTCGACCGCGCGGGAGGCAGGCTCGGCAACAAAGGCTCCGAAGCTGCCGAGACAGCTATAAAGATGGTAGCCTTCAACCGTTCGGTGTAG
- a CDS encoding PfkB family carbohydrate kinase yields MNKAIFIGELSLNVTLPQQCDGAAATRVGDRLVAAAMIDGEMGVETCFVGETAADAVGDHIISALEKSHIDTTSVDRFTEGASPVRITSAAAGDNRAVLHSAYPSEPVNPVWPRVNEGDVTVYGSYMVLDKRNHSRIIELLDHARARKAETVYLPYFDPRQVSRTTRIMPEVWDNLEAASLVIATVKDLDALFPGEDPATAFSGHILFYCRRCLILDYSSLTMRFFDGDRSWTFDCHPTANDEFTWTAGAIAGAVRALTEKISDPDDIMAKANETARSRLSDQ; encoded by the coding sequence ATGAACAAAGCTATTTTTATAGGAGAGCTGTCGCTCAATGTCACACTCCCGCAACAATGTGACGGAGCAGCCGCCACAAGGGTCGGCGACCGTCTCGTGGCAGCCGCCATGATCGACGGAGAGATGGGCGTGGAGACATGCTTCGTAGGGGAAACCGCCGCCGACGCGGTGGGCGACCATATAATATCCGCCCTTGAGAAATCACACATCGACACCACATCCGTTGACCGCTTCACCGAAGGCGCAAGCCCGGTGCGCATCACCTCAGCAGCAGCCGGCGACAACCGCGCCGTGCTTCATTCGGCATACCCTTCCGAACCGGTCAACCCTGTGTGGCCGCGAGTCAACGAGGGGGATGTGACTGTGTACGGATCATACATGGTCCTTGACAAGCGCAATCACTCCCGCATCATCGAGCTTCTCGACCACGCACGCGCACGCAAGGCAGAGACAGTGTATCTCCCCTATTTCGATCCGCGCCAGGTGTCGCGCACCACACGCATCATGCCTGAGGTGTGGGACAATCTGGAAGCAGCAAGCCTCGTGATCGCAACCGTAAAGGACCTTGACGCCCTTTTCCCCGGAGAAGACCCCGCCACGGCATTCAGCGGGCACATCCTGTTCTACTGCCGCAGGTGCCTGATACTGGACTATTCGTCTCTCACCATGAGATTCTTCGACGGCGACAGGTCCTGGACATTCGATTGCCATCCCACTGCCAACGATGAATTCACATGGACCGCCGGTGCCATAGCAGGAGCTGTGCGCGCTCTCACAGAAAAAATCAGCGATCCTGACGACATCATGGCAAAGGCCAACGAAACCGCCCGCTCACGACTCTCTGACCAATAA
- a CDS encoding SIS domain-containing protein — MTIKQSMHDILEHEAKALLSIPYSEDYDRAIELIIEHVHRRGGKLVASGMGKAGQVALNIATTFSSTGTPGVFLHPGEAQHGDIGVLQPNDVMLLISNSGTTREMLDLVALTKDLHPEIPVIAMTGNPESELSRLSDVTLLTGGAPEVCPLGLTPTTSTTVMTAIGDVLIVNVMNLIGLSSKEYSKRHHGGFLGHKSRKESGY; from the coding sequence ATGACTATCAAACAGTCTATGCATGACATACTGGAGCATGAAGCCAAGGCTCTTCTCTCCATACCCTACAGTGAGGACTATGACCGCGCCATAGAGCTCATAATCGAACATGTGCACCGTCGCGGAGGCAAGCTCGTGGCATCCGGCATGGGCAAGGCAGGGCAGGTGGCCCTCAACATCGCCACCACATTCTCCTCCACCGGAACACCCGGAGTGTTCCTGCATCCCGGCGAGGCACAGCACGGCGACATAGGGGTGCTTCAGCCCAACGACGTGATGCTCCTGATCTCCAACTCGGGCACCACCCGCGAAATGCTTGACCTCGTCGCTCTGACCAAGGATCTCCATCCCGAGATCCCGGTGATTGCAATGACAGGCAATCCCGAGAGTGAACTATCACGCCTGTCGGACGTTACTCTACTTACAGGAGGAGCCCCGGAGGTGTGTCCGCTCGGGCTCACCCCCACCACATCCACCACTGTGATGACAGCTATCGGCGATGTGCTCATAGTCAATGTGATGAATCTCATAGGCCTCTCTTCAAAAGAGTACTCCAAACGTCATCACGGAGGCTTCCTCGGACACAAGTCACGCAAAGAATCAGGATACTGA
- a CDS encoding glycosyltransferase family 2 protein, whose translation MEKISATILALNEEHRIAACLESLRDIAEEIIVVDSGSTDRTVEICRQYGCRVTMRQFDGFGAQRQYATSLTSHQHVLSIDADEVLSPALRESILALKEKGFEHRVYSISRLNFYCGYPVKHCGWYPDCQIRLFDKRYATWNLRDVAEKVIFRDSVRPELLDGDILHYRCDTPEQYRKVVRNHAGIKARVLAAAPDEIPLLSPVAHGLKAFWDIFINHGGILEGKIGREIARESYVSEYLAYRAAQKLKRERGQ comes from the coding sequence ATGGAAAAAATATCCGCCACAATCTTAGCCCTCAACGAAGAGCACCGCATAGCGGCGTGCCTTGAATCATTGCGAGACATCGCCGAGGAGATTATTGTGGTCGATTCAGGCTCGACCGACCGCACGGTCGAGATATGCCGGCAATACGGATGCCGTGTCACCATGCGCCAGTTTGACGGATTCGGCGCACAACGTCAGTACGCCACATCGCTCACCTCCCATCAGCATGTCCTTTCGATTGATGCCGACGAAGTGCTGTCGCCGGCCCTGCGCGAAAGCATACTCGCTCTCAAGGAAAAAGGGTTCGAGCACAGGGTATACAGCATATCCCGCCTGAACTTCTATTGCGGATACCCTGTGAAGCACTGCGGATGGTATCCCGACTGTCAGATACGCCTCTTTGACAAGCGTTATGCCACATGGAACCTTCGCGACGTAGCCGAAAAGGTGATATTCCGCGACTCCGTGCGCCCCGAGCTGCTTGACGGCGACATACTGCATTACCGCTGCGACACGCCGGAACAGTACAGGAAAGTAGTGCGCAACCACGCCGGAATCAAAGCGAGAGTGCTTGCCGCAGCCCCCGATGAGATACCGTTGCTGTCGCCTGTGGCTCATGGGCTAAAGGCATTCTGGGACATATTCATCAACCACGGAGGCATCCTTGAAGGGAAAATCGGAAGGGAGATAGCACGCGAATCGTATGTGAGCGAATATCTCGCTTACCGCGCGGCCCAGAAGCTCAAAAGGGAACGGGGACAATAA
- a CDS encoding M16 family metallopeptidase: protein MIEYSTFSLPNGLRVIHNYDPSTAMVAVNTLYNVGSRDESPELTGLAHLFEHLMFGGSVNIPDFDAEIERAGGTNNAWTSNDFTNFYDVAPAANFETLLWLESDRMLGLSFSPASLEVQRSVVIEEFKQTHLNRPYGDVAHRLRSLLYTTHPYRYPTIGKEISHIERVTMEDVKHFFYTHYAPNNAVLAISGNVTLERAREAVERWYGAIPRRDISPRLYQPETISDSPRECTVTGAVPQPLIVIAYPMAAYGERGYIEADILTDILASGRSSRYYRQLLMADPLFTEVDASIAGSEEPGFLMLRARLSDASQKSVERARTILTTVASECTGITDRELTRAVNRYESNHQFSMLSYLTRAQELALSEMHGEDINSRVAAYRSVTTADVASATESIINPSHACTLIYLPQ, encoded by the coding sequence ATGATAGAATACTCCACATTCTCACTGCCTAACGGACTGAGGGTCATACACAACTATGATCCGTCAACAGCCATGGTGGCAGTCAATACACTATACAATGTCGGCTCTCGGGATGAATCTCCGGAACTCACAGGCCTCGCACACCTCTTCGAGCACCTGATGTTTGGCGGATCAGTCAACATACCGGATTTCGATGCCGAAATCGAACGTGCCGGAGGCACCAACAACGCCTGGACCTCCAACGATTTCACCAATTTCTACGACGTTGCCCCGGCTGCCAACTTCGAGACGCTTCTATGGCTTGAAAGCGACCGTATGCTCGGGCTCTCCTTCTCGCCCGCTTCACTTGAGGTGCAACGCTCGGTGGTGATCGAAGAATTCAAGCAGACCCACCTGAACCGTCCCTACGGCGATGTGGCACACCGCCTGCGCTCACTCCTCTACACCACCCATCCTTACCGCTACCCCACAATAGGGAAAGAGATAAGCCACATAGAACGTGTGACGATGGAGGATGTGAAACACTTCTTCTACACCCACTACGCACCCAACAATGCTGTGCTTGCCATAAGCGGCAACGTGACATTGGAGCGGGCGCGCGAGGCTGTGGAACGATGGTATGGAGCAATACCGCGCCGTGACATATCACCGCGCCTCTATCAGCCCGAAACCATTTCGGACAGCCCGAGGGAGTGCACCGTCACAGGTGCCGTGCCACAGCCATTGATAGTGATAGCCTATCCTATGGCAGCCTACGGCGAGCGTGGTTATATCGAGGCCGATATCCTCACCGACATCCTTGCCTCGGGACGCTCGTCACGCTACTACAGGCAGCTTCTTATGGCTGACCCTCTGTTCACAGAGGTGGACGCCTCGATAGCCGGAAGCGAGGAACCGGGGTTCCTAATGCTGCGTGCGCGCCTGTCCGATGCGTCACAGAAGTCGGTGGAGCGAGCACGCACAATCCTCACTACGGTAGCCTCGGAATGCACCGGCATAACCGACCGCGAACTCACCCGCGCCGTCAACCGCTACGAGAGCAACCATCAGTTCTCAATGCTGTCATATCTCACACGCGCCCAGGAGCTTGCCCTATCGGAAATGCACGGCGAGGACATCAACAGCCGCGTGGCAGCCTACCGCTCGGTGACTACTGCCGATGTGGCATCGGCCACGGAATCAATAATCAATCCGTCACACGCATGCACACTCATATATCTGCCTCAATAG
- a CDS encoding histone H1, translating to MKTLVEQINAGFEAFAKDAAAQVESGNKAAGARARKVSLELEKLLKEFRKNSIAAAK from the coding sequence ATGAAAACTCTCGTAGAACAGATCAATGCCGGTTTCGAAGCGTTTGCCAAGGATGCAGCCGCTCAGGTAGAATCAGGTAACAAGGCAGCCGGAGCACGTGCACGCAAGGTGTCTCTGGAACTTGAGAAGCTCCTCAAGGAATTCCGCAAAAATTCTATTGCCGCTGCAAAATAA
- a CDS encoding malate dehydrogenase, with product MSKVTVVGAGNVGATCANVLVTCGIADEVVLLDIKEGVSEGKAMDIMQTASILNLNTRLTGVTNDYSATEGSDVVVITSGIPRKPGMTREELIGVNAGIVKSVTEQLLKHSPNAVIICISNPMDTMTYLIHKISGLPKNRIIGMGGALDSARFKYFLANALGANRTEVEGIVIGGHGDTTMIPLVRYAAYRGVPASNYLDAATLEKVAADTMVGGATLTKLLGTSAWYAPGAAGAQMVQAVLHNEQKLISCSALLEGEYGESDLCIGVPAIIGKNGIERIVEFELNEEEKALFHKSAEAVHKTNAALEGCC from the coding sequence ATGTCAAAGGTAACAGTTGTGGGCGCCGGCAACGTGGGCGCAACTTGTGCAAATGTGTTGGTAACTTGCGGCATCGCTGACGAGGTTGTCCTCCTCGATATCAAGGAGGGTGTATCCGAAGGCAAGGCCATGGATATCATGCAGACCGCCAGCATCCTTAATCTCAACACCCGCCTCACCGGCGTGACCAACGACTACTCCGCCACCGAAGGGAGCGATGTCGTAGTCATCACGTCAGGCATCCCCCGCAAGCCCGGCATGACCCGCGAGGAGCTTATCGGTGTTAATGCCGGCATCGTGAAGAGCGTGACCGAGCAGCTGCTCAAGCACTCTCCCAATGCAGTGATCATCTGCATCTCCAACCCTATGGACACTATGACCTATCTGATCCACAAGATCAGCGGTCTCCCCAAGAACCGTATCATCGGCATGGGCGGCGCACTCGACAGCGCACGTTTCAAATATTTCCTCGCCAACGCTCTCGGAGCTAACCGTACCGAGGTTGAGGGTATCGTTATCGGCGGTCACGGCGACACCACAATGATTCCTCTTGTGCGCTATGCGGCTTACCGTGGCGTGCCCGCCTCCAACTACCTTGACGCTGCCACACTTGAGAAAGTTGCTGCCGACACTATGGTGGGCGGTGCTACCCTCACCAAGCTTCTCGGCACCTCTGCATGGTACGCTCCAGGTGCGGCAGGAGCCCAAATGGTACAGGCTGTGCTCCACAACGAGCAGAAGCTCATCTCATGCTCCGCTCTTCTTGAGGGTGAGTACGGCGAAAGCGACCTCTGCATCGGTGTTCCCGCCATCATCGGCAAGAACGGTATCGAGAGAATCGTCGAGTTCGAACTCAACGAGGAGGAGAAGGCTCTCTTCCACAAGAGCGCAGAGGCTGTACACAAGACCAACGCGGCTCTCGAAGGATGCTGCTAA
- a CDS encoding ABC transporter permease has translation MSNPIRRLLRRNISGGQIAGYAIANLAGLVIVLTALQFYRDITSVSDAEDSFVSADYMIISKRVEGLDGLMGGGQAATTFTADERSEISSQPWAEEVGEFTAADFNISAQVNMAGANLSTALFLESIPDKFFDISPRGWDYRPGSNDPVPVIISKDYLTLYNFGFAASRGMPQISEELIGMLPLRLSLSGNGRQQWVDARIAGFSSRLNTIAVPENFLSWANGIYGEGRNTEPSRLIVKLKRAGDPEATKYMESHDYEIAGDKTAGGKAAYFLSMVTTVVVAIGAIISILAFFILLLSIYLLLQKNRSKIHDLMLLGYTPGQVARYYQTIVATVNLSVLLLAVAGMLAASSMWQEQIEALGARGASCVPTVLTGTAIILAITAGNIIAISRNIRKGFRV, from the coding sequence ATGTCTAATCCGATCAGGCGGCTGTTGCGCCGCAATATAAGCGGGGGGCAGATAGCGGGGTACGCTATCGCCAATCTGGCGGGACTGGTGATTGTCCTCACTGCCTTGCAATTCTATCGTGACATCACTTCGGTAAGCGATGCGGAGGATTCGTTCGTGTCTGCCGACTATATGATAATATCCAAACGCGTGGAGGGGCTTGACGGACTTATGGGTGGCGGGCAGGCGGCTACCACCTTCACTGCCGATGAACGCTCAGAGATCTCGTCACAGCCCTGGGCGGAAGAGGTGGGTGAATTCACCGCTGCGGATTTCAATATAAGCGCGCAGGTGAATATGGCTGGTGCCAACCTGTCGACGGCTCTATTCCTTGAGTCTATCCCTGACAAGTTTTTCGACATATCTCCCCGAGGATGGGACTACCGCCCCGGCTCGAATGACCCGGTGCCGGTAATCATATCCAAAGATTATCTTACGCTCTATAATTTCGGGTTTGCCGCCTCACGCGGGATGCCTCAGATATCGGAGGAACTTATAGGTATGCTCCCATTACGTCTGAGCCTCAGCGGCAACGGACGTCAGCAATGGGTGGACGCCCGCATAGCCGGATTCTCGTCAAGGCTCAACACTATAGCTGTGCCTGAGAACTTTCTCTCCTGGGCGAACGGGATTTACGGTGAAGGCCGCAACACCGAGCCGTCACGCCTGATAGTGAAACTGAAACGCGCAGGCGACCCTGAGGCGACAAAATATATGGAGAGCCATGATTACGAAATTGCCGGCGATAAGACCGCAGGTGGCAAAGCCGCTTATTTCCTGTCGATGGTCACTACTGTAGTGGTCGCCATCGGTGCCATAATCAGCATACTTGCGTTCTTTATACTTCTTCTCAGCATATATCTGCTCCTACAGAAGAACCGCTCCAAGATACACGACCTTATGCTCCTGGGATATACCCCGGGACAGGTGGCAAGGTATTACCAGACTATAGTTGCCACTGTCAATCTGTCGGTTCTGCTGCTGGCCGTAGCCGGGATGCTTGCTGCGTCGTCAATGTGGCAGGAACAGATAGAGGCTCTCGGTGCCCGCGGTGCATCGTGCGTGCCTACGGTCCTGACAGGCACTGCAATAATTCTTGCCATCACGGCGGGGAATATCATTGCTATCTCGCGCAATATCCGGAAGGGGTTCCGAGTGTAA
- a CDS encoding GxxExxY protein produces the protein MNTTDLLSIIKDCAFEVRKELAPGYLESIYKKALAIELRSHGLNIEEESPIRVNYKGYHSCRRLQSRHNSRR, from the coding sequence ATGAATACCACCGATCTTCTATCTATTATCAAAGATTGCGCCTTTGAGGTAAGAAAAGAACTTGCACCAGGTTACCTTGAATCGATATATAAAAAAGCTCTGGCGATCGAATTACGATCCCATGGGCTTAATATTGAAGAAGAGTCACCTATTCGGGTTAATTACAAAGGATATCATTCATGTAGGCGACTTCAGAGCAGACATAATAGTAGAAGGTAA
- a CDS encoding ATP-binding cassette domain-containing protein translates to MMIQNITLRRVLPQVFRGSEKESPVCDSEVWMRDELVFTRPGNYIIEAESGTGKSSLCSFIYGARTDYDGEILMDGEPVKGYSIEKWCRLRREALAYLPQEMRLFPELSVMDNIMVKNRLTSYRSEAEILQMLDRLELRHKAEWNAGLLSVGQQQRVAIIRALCQPFDFLLVDEPVSHLDARNNESVAALIVEEAERRSAAVIATSVGNKLTLNEFRLLHL, encoded by the coding sequence ATGATGATACAAAACATTACTCTGCGGAGGGTGCTTCCGCAGGTGTTCCGCGGGAGCGAGAAGGAGTCGCCTGTGTGCGATAGTGAGGTGTGGATGCGTGATGAGTTGGTGTTCACGCGCCCCGGCAACTATATAATCGAGGCGGAGAGCGGGACCGGAAAGTCGTCGCTCTGCTCTTTTATATATGGGGCACGCACTGATTACGACGGGGAGATACTTATGGATGGGGAGCCTGTCAAGGGGTATTCCATTGAGAAATGGTGCCGGCTGCGCCGTGAGGCGTTGGCTTATCTGCCGCAGGAGATGCGGCTGTTTCCTGAGCTGTCAGTGATGGATAATATCATGGTGAAGAACCGTCTTACCTCCTACCGCAGTGAGGCGGAGATATTGCAGATGCTTGACCGCCTGGAATTGCGGCATAAGGCGGAATGGAACGCAGGACTACTCAGTGTGGGCCAGCAACAGAGGGTGGCTATAATCAGGGCTCTGTGCCAACCGTTTGATTTCCTGCTTGTGGACGAGCCTGTGAGCCATCTCGATGCGAGAAACAATGAGTCGGTGGCTGCATTAATAGTCGAGGAGGCTGAAAGACGATCGGCTGCCGTAATTGCCACTTCGGTAGGGAACAAGCTCACACTCAACGAGTTCAGACTACTGCACCTTTAG
- the ettA gene encoding energy-dependent translational throttle protein EttA: MADDKKVIFSMVGVSKIYPPQKQVLKNIYLSFFYGAKIGIIGLNGSGKSSLLKIIAGIDKSYQGEVVFSPGYSVGYLEQDPQLDPDKTVIEVVREGVQPIMDLIAEFDKVNESFGDPDVLEDPDKMDALLARQAELQDKLDAADAWNIDSKLERAMDALQCPPDDQKISTLSGGERRRVALCRLLLQQPDILLLDEPTNHLDAESIDWLEQHLQQYPGTVIAITHDRYFLDHVAGWILELDRGEGIPWKGNYSSWLDQKTKRMAQEEKQASKRRKTLERELEWVRMAPKARQAKGKARLNSYDRLLNEDQKEREERLEIFIPNGPRLGAKVIDVQGFSKAFGKKQLFKDLSFSLPQGGIVGVIGPNGAGKTTLFRLIMGQETPDAGTFDVGETVKIAYVDQTHHDLLPERSVYEVISQGVESFRMGGRDINARAYLSRFNFTGADQEKKIGVLSGGERNRLHLAMALKEEGNVLLLDEPTNDIDVNTLRALEEGLEDFAGCAVVVSHDRWFLDRICTHILSFEGDGNVVFYEGSYSDYEEYKKAHNGGKEPVRRRYRKLME, from the coding sequence ATGGCTGACGATAAGAAAGTAATTTTTTCTATGGTGGGGGTGTCGAAGATATATCCCCCGCAAAAACAAGTGCTAAAAAATATCTATCTGTCATTCTTTTATGGGGCAAAAATAGGTATAATCGGTCTTAACGGCTCGGGTAAATCCTCTCTGCTCAAGATCATTGCCGGTATCGACAAGAGCTATCAGGGAGAAGTAGTGTTCTCTCCGGGCTACTCCGTGGGGTATCTTGAACAGGACCCGCAGCTGGACCCCGACAAGACTGTGATAGAGGTGGTGCGCGAGGGTGTGCAGCCCATCATGGACCTGATTGCGGAGTTTGACAAGGTGAACGAGTCGTTCGGAGACCCGGATGTGCTTGAGGACCCCGACAAGATGGATGCACTGCTTGCCCGCCAGGCCGAGCTTCAGGACAAGCTCGATGCCGCTGACGCATGGAACATCGACTCGAAGCTCGAACGTGCGATGGATGCCCTACAGTGCCCGCCTGACGACCAGAAGATATCAACCCTCTCGGGTGGCGAACGCCGCCGTGTGGCTTTGTGCCGCCTCCTGCTCCAGCAGCCCGACATCCTTCTTCTCGACGAGCCTACCAACCACCTTGACGCGGAGAGCATCGACTGGCTTGAGCAGCATCTCCAGCAGTATCCCGGCACCGTGATAGCCATCACTCACGACCGTTACTTCCTTGACCATGTGGCGGGATGGATTCTTGAGCTTGACCGCGGCGAGGGCATACCATGGAAGGGTAACTATTCATCGTGGCTCGACCAGAAGACCAAGCGTATGGCACAGGAGGAGAAGCAGGCATCCAAACGCCGCAAGACACTCGAAAGAGAGCTTGAATGGGTGCGCATGGCTCCGAAGGCCCGCCAGGCAAAGGGCAAGGCCCGACTCAACAGCTATGACAGGCTCCTCAACGAAGACCAGAAGGAACGTGAGGAACGCCTTGAGATATTCATCCCCAACGGTCCGCGCCTTGGAGCAAAGGTGATCGATGTGCAGGGGTTCTCGAAAGCTTTCGGCAAAAAGCAGCTGTTCAAGGATCTGTCATTCTCGCTCCCTCAGGGCGGCATTGTGGGTGTGATAGGTCCCAACGGAGCAGGCAAGACCACTCTGTTCCGCCTCATCATGGGTCAGGAGACACCGGATGCAGGCACATTCGATGTGGGCGAGACCGTGAAGATCGCTTATGTCGACCAGACCCACCATGACCTTCTGCCCGAACGCAGCGTGTATGAGGTGATATCCCAGGGGGTGGAGAGCTTCCGCATGGGCGGCAGGGACATCAATGCCCGCGCCTATCTGTCGAGGTTCAATTTCACAGGAGCCGACCAGGAGAAGAAGATAGGAGTGCTCTCGGGCGGCGAGCGCAACCGTCTGCACCTTGCCATGGCTCTTAAGGAGGAGGGTAATGTGCTCCTGCTCGACGAGCCCACCAACGATATCGACGTGAACACTCTGCGCGCACTGGAGGAAGGCCTTGAGGACTTTGCCGGATGTGCAGTGGTAGTGAGCCACGACCGATGGTTCCTCGACAGGATATGCACACATATACTCTCGTTTGAGGGTGACGGCAATGTGGTGTTCTACGAGGGTTCCTACTCGGATTACGAAGAGTACAAGAAAGCCCACAACGGAGGCAAGGAGCCGGTGAGACGCCGCTACAGGAAACTTATGGAATAA
- a CDS encoding cytochrome d ubiquinol oxidase subunit II has translation MTLTMLQDYWWMLISVLGAILVFMLFVQGGQTFLLCPGNGAADQSKMISSLGHKWELTFTTLVVFGGAFFASFPLFYSTSFGGAYWLWMLILLSFVLQAVSYEFRSKPGNIFGTRTYDVFLFINGSAGCVLLGVAVAMMFFGAEFTVSKGSILDTGSPVISRWAPTHGFEAIFSWKNLVLGFAVLFLARTQAAMYLLNNHPRKDAFFDANRRRVLVNGVIFVVLFLLFVGLLLTADSLQTVKDGGLDGGRSVFETVEFKYLHNYLDMPLALVAFLAGTVMVLFGVVRSALASHFTSGIWWSGIGTVLVVLSLFWVAGYNGTPYYPSLIDPSSSLTVHNSSSSMFTLTAMSWVSLIIPFVLAYIAYAWRSMDRK, from the coding sequence ATGACACTCACTATGCTTCAGGATTATTGGTGGATGCTCATCTCGGTGCTCGGCGCGATACTTGTGTTCATGCTTTTTGTGCAGGGAGGACAGACATTCCTACTGTGTCCCGGCAACGGAGCCGCCGACCAAAGTAAAATGATCTCGTCGCTGGGACATAAATGGGAGCTCACGTTCACGACGCTGGTAGTGTTTGGCGGCGCGTTCTTCGCTTCATTCCCACTGTTCTATTCCACAAGTTTCGGCGGTGCCTACTGGCTGTGGATGCTCATACTGCTGAGCTTTGTGCTTCAGGCCGTAAGCTACGAGTTCCGCAGCAAGCCGGGCAATATATTCGGAACCAGGACCTACGATGTGTTCCTGTTCATCAACGGCTCGGCGGGGTGTGTGCTTCTTGGGGTAGCTGTGGCTATGATGTTCTTCGGGGCAGAGTTCACAGTGAGCAAGGGGAGCATCCTTGACACAGGGTCGCCAGTGATATCCCGCTGGGCTCCGACTCATGGGTTCGAGGCTATATTTAGCTGGAAGAATCTTGTGCTCGGGTTTGCCGTGCTGTTCCTTGCACGCACTCAGGCGGCCATGTATCTGCTCAACAATCATCCGCGAAAGGATGCGTTCTTTGATGCCAACCGCCGCAGGGTGCTTGTGAACGGAGTTATCTTTGTGGTACTCTTCCTGCTGTTCGTAGGGCTTCTGCTCACCGCCGACTCACTCCAGACGGTGAAGGACGGCGGTCTTGACGGCGGAAGGTCGGTGTTTGAGACAGTCGAGTTCAAGTATCTCCATAATTATCTTGACATGCCTCTTGCACTTGTGGCATTCCTCGCAGGGACAGTGATGGTGCTGTTCGGTGTTGTGCGCTCGGCATTGGCGAGCCATTTCACAAGCGGGATATGGTGGAGCGGAATCGGTACAGTGCTTGTGGTGCTGAGCCTGTTCTGGGTTGCGGGATACAACGGTACCCCCTATTACCCATCGCTCATTGACCCATCGTCGTCGCTGACCGTACACAACAGTTCGTCATCGATGTTCACCCTCACCGCCATGAGCTGGGTGTCGCTCATCATCCCCTTTGTCCTCGCCTACATAGCGTATGCATGGAGGTCAATGGACAGGAAGTGA